The following nucleotide sequence is from Barnesiella viscericola DSM 18177.
GTCATAGAGCCGCAAGTCTTTGGCGACAGCCGGGGCTATTTCATGGAGAGTTATAAAAAAGAACTTTTCGAGCAATATGTCGGGCCGGTCGATTTCATTCAAGACAACGAGTCCCGGTCGAGTTACGGCGTGTTGCGCGGCCTTCATTATCAGAAGGGAGAGTGGTCGCAGGCCAAGCTGGTGCGGGTCACCCAGGGGCGGGTCTATGACGTGGCGGTAGACTTGCGCCGGTCGTCGCCCACGTTCGGGCAATACATCGGGGTAGAGCTCTCCGACGAGAACAAGAGGCAACTCTATATCCCGCGCGGATTTGCCCACGGATTTGCCGTGCTGAGCGAGACCGCCCAGTTCTGCTACAAGGTCGACAACGTGTATGCCCCCCAGCACGAAGCCACGCTGCGCTACGACGACCCCCGGGTGGGGGTGGTGTGGCCGGTGAAAGCCGAGGAGATGCTCCTCTCGGACAAAGATCG
It contains:
- the rfbC gene encoding dTDP-4-dehydrorhamnose 3,5-epimerase; amino-acid sequence: MNFIEQKLKGVFVIEPQVFGDSRGYFMESYKKELFEQYVGPVDFIQDNESRSSYGVLRGLHYQKGEWSQAKLVRVTQGRVYDVAVDLRRSSPTFGQYIGVELSDENKRQLYIPRGFAHGFAVLSETAQFCYKVDNVYAPQHEATLRYDDPRVGVVWPVKAEEMLLSDKDRVGLGFDEIETFE